The Polynucleobacter sp. VK25 genome segment CTCTGATTTAACTTATCTTTTACTTCATTCCACAGCGCCGCCTTATTTAATGCCCACTCTACACGCTCATCCATTTCGGAACGTGAGAGCTTTTCATAAAGACGTACACCAAAGGCGATATTTTCGTAGATCGACATTGGGAATGGGGTTGGCTTCTGAAAAACCATACCAATGCGTGAGCGCAGGAGATTTAAGTCTTGGCCTGGCTCAAGAATATTCTGCCCGTAGAAATTGATCTCACCTTCTGCACGCTGACCAGGATAGAGGTCATACATCCGGTTTAAGGTTCTCAGAAGGGTTGATTTTCCGCAACCAGAAGGCCCGATGAATGCAGTGACCTTACCTTGCTCAATATCTAAATTGATCTTTTTTAAGCCTTGGAATGCGCCGTAATAAAAATTCAGATTACGCACTTCAATAGCATTGATTGCCGCATTTTGCGGTTCTTGGTTTATTGCGTCCACTCTACCCCCTTGACTATCAACCTGATTCAAGTCAAACATTGTTTTCATATTACTCATCATCCCTGCACCTTCTCTCGGAATACCACACGAGCAAGGATATTTAGCCCTAGCACTGCAAATGTAATCAGCAACGCGCCACCCCAAGCAAGATCAACCCAGTTGTCGTAGGGACTCATTGCAAATTGGAATATCACCACTGGCAAGTTCGCCATTGGCGCATTCATATTGGTTGAAAAGAATTGGTTATTTAAGGCGGTAAACAACAAAGGCGCTGTTTCACCGCTAACACGTGCCAGGGCAAGCAAGATACCCGTCATCACACCACTTTGTGCAGCACGAAGCGTGATCATGAATGCCACTTTCCACTTTGGTGTGCCAAGCGCATAAGCAGCTTCACGCAAACTACCTGGAACCAAACGAAGCATATTCTCAGTGGTACGCACAACAACCGGTATTGCAATTAAAGCCAAAGCAATGGTGCCAGCCCAACCAGAGAAGTGACGAACCTGCGCAACCACGAAGGCATAGACAAACAAACCAATAACGATTGATGGAGCAGACAACATAATGTCTGTTACAAATCGAGTAATTGCAGCAACCTTGCTACGATCGCCATACTCCGACAGATACAAGCCTGCAAGGACGCCAACTGGCGTACTAATCAATGTACAGCAGCCAATCAGCATTAAGCTGCCAACAATCGCATTTGCTAAACCGCCGCCATCAGATCCCGGAGCTGGCGTGCTGTGTGTAAAGAGGTCCAAGTTAATTGAGGAGAATCCTTTAATTACCAAGACACTCAGAATCCAGAACAAGAAAATCATTCCCAGGCCCATGGCGAACATGGACAGGGTAAGGCCGATCTTGTTGGCACGCTTGCGACGAGCAAAAACTTCTGGATTGATATTGGTTGCCTTGTTCATGATTTCAGGCCCTGCTTCTTCTCCATATTATTTAGCATCCACTTAGCGCATGCCAAAACAATGAAGGTAATAATAAATAGTGCGAGTCCGAGTGCAAATAATGAGGAAAGGTGATTACCTGCTTCAGCCTCACCAAATTCGTTTGCCAATGTAGATGCAATCGACGTGCCCGGTGCAAATAAAGATGGGGACAAGCGCTGCGCATTGCCAATTACGAAGGTCACTGCCATGGTTTCACCAAGCGCCCTACCCAAGCCCAGCATCACGCCACCAATCACACCAGCCTTGGTATATGGAAGCACTACGTTCTTAACCACTTCCCAGGTTGTGCAGCCAATACCGTAGGCAGACTCTTTAAGAACCGGTGGAACGATCTCAAATACGTCGCGCATCACTGAAGCAATAAACGGCAGAATCATCATTGCCAGAATTAATCCAGCACAGAGAACGCCAATGCCATTGAAAGCGCCAGAAAATAAAATACCTAATCCTGGAATTTTGCCTAGAGTTGCCGCAAGTGCTGGCTCTATGTATTCAGCAAACAAAGGAGCAAAGATGAATAAACCAAACATGCCATAAATGATTGATGGAACTGCTGCCAATAACTCTACCGCTGTACCTAATGGACGACGCAAAGGACCTGGACAGAGTTCTGTCAGGAATACCGCAATGCCAAAGCTTAGAGGTACCGCAATTAGCAAAGCAATAATGGATGTAGCCAAGGTGCCATAGATGGCAATCAAGCCACCGAACTCACCATTCACAATGTCCCACTCTTGAGTAAAGAAAAATCCTAAACCAAAAGTATTTAGTGCGGGCCATGCATTGATCACCAGGGAAATGATGATGCCTAATAAGGCAATCAATACCGAACAGGCAAAGAACTGGGTAATGCCGTGAAATAAAAAGTCTTGAACTCGCTGAATCTTAGCGATTCGCAGCGCCTGAGGCGTTGGGGCTGAATGAGATTGAGCGTTATCGATCATCGTTTGCATATATTTATACAGCCAAACAGCCCCACCTTAGTGGAGCTGTTTGTTATCTCAGTAAACAAGTAAATTTGCAAAATTTACTTAGTCGCAATCTTATTGAAAACATTCTTGCGAATGAAATCAGTTGTTTTGTCAGGCATTGGAACGTAATCCAAGTCTTCCGCCATCTTCTTGCCGTCTTTGAATGCAAAGTCAAAGAACTTAAGTACTTCAGCAACGTTAGCTTTGTTCTCTGGATTCTTGTAAATCAAGATAAATGATGCGCCAGTAATTGGCCATGATTTGGCACCAGGAGCATTGGTAATAAATGTTCCCATGCCTGGAATTGCTGCCCAATCTGTACTTGCAGCAGCTGCAGCAAATGTAAGGTCGTCAGGAGCAACAAATTGACCATCTTTATTCTTCATGGAAATGAAGGTCATTTTGTTTTTCTTGGCATATGCATATTCAACGTAACCAACAGAGTTCTTCACGCGAGTTACGTTTGCCGCTACACCCTCGTTACCCTTGCCACCTACTGTTGAGGCTGCAGGCCACTTAACAGAAGCGCCAGAACCTACGCCGTCTTTAAACAAAGTACTTGTTTTAGCTAGGTAGTCAGTAAAGATCGCTGTAGTACCAGAACCATCAGCACGCACAACCACAGTAATTGGGCCGCTAGGAATCTTTACGCCTGGGTTCATGATGGCGATACGCTTATCACCCCAATCAGAAATCACACCTTGGAAAATGTCTGCCAATGTTGGGCCGTCCAACTTGATTTCACCTGGCTTAACACCATCAACGTTAATCACTGGAACAACACCACCAATAATCGCTGGGAACTGAACCAAGCCATCTTTTTCTAAGTCATCAAATTTCACTGGATTGTCTGTTGCACCAAAATCCACTGTTTTTGCTTTGATCTGCTTAATGCCACCGGATGAACCGATAGACTGGTAATTTAAGTTTGAACCAGTTTTAGCTTTAAATGCTTCTGCCCATTTGGCATAAATTGGGTACGGGAATGTTGCGCCTGCGCCAGTCATATCTACGGCAAATGCCGCTGGAGCTAGTGAAATAGCACCAATAACGAGGGCTTTTTTCAAGAAAGATTTCATTTATTCAGTCCTTAAATTGAATATGCGCAACAGCGCGATATAAGAACAATAAGGCGGCAATATGACAGCTATGTGACACCCCTAAAACCCCTTTACAGATGCTCCAAGTGGCATTTTCCCGGAATTAGGTCCTATCGGGCAAAGGCCAGTATTACAGGCAAATGACCAAAGAAAAACCACCCGAAGGTGGTTTTTACTAATGACTACCCCAATAACTAGTAGGGCTTTTATTTCAATCTATTTTGCTGGGCATGCATTTGCCAATGGTTTGCCAGCAATTCGATCCTTAACCCATTGGAGATACATGGGTGCTGAAACGCCAGGGGTCGTAAAGTGGGTTTGCTCACCAGGCAACTGATTTCTTCCAACATTCGCACCCATAGAGCACATTTGCTTTTGATAAAGCTCATGCATTACAGGAGGAACAGCGGTATCTTTTGTGCCCCAATAAATCACCACTGGAGCCACTGGTTTTACAGGCTTCACGCTGCCATCAATAAATGCCTTAACCCATGCCAATGAATTAGTGGCAGTTGGCTTTAACAGGGATTTATAGCTATCTCCATATGCATAAGTAAATGTATCAGCCATGACATGGACGCATTTATTGCTTGCTAGTGTTTCAGCGACCTTTGCACCTTCATCAGTAAGCACATCGGTTAACTGCAAGCCAGGAAATGCAGCTTGTGTACCCCAGAGGCCCATCACATAATGAGCAAATAAGAAAACATTCGGGACGTTAGCCTGAGTAAACCCATTCATGAGCTTGGTTGCGCCAGCCTCATCAGTAGGTGGATTTGCAAGCATTACAGCCACATCATCCGGTGCCAATGCAACAAATCCAAGATATTGCAGATCATCTGCAGCAGTACCTTTTTGAGCCTGATATTCTGGCAAGCTGGCAGCCGCAATGGTAGCGCCACCACCCTGTGACCAACCATAAATAATCGTCTTTTTACCAGCGCTCACTTCTTTCATGGAGCTAGCTGCTCTTGCAGAATTAATTGCATCTCTGCCATTTGTTTGAGCCACTGCGTACTGATGCTTACCGCCACCACCTTGGCCTTGATAGTCGGTAGCAACAATGACATAACCTTCTTTAATAAATTGCTCTACATTCGGAATGCCGTAATCAGTCCAAGAATTTCCACCCATTAAAAAATATTCATTCAACGGAGCGGTGGGATCTGTAATTTGGGAAGGGCCACAATTTTGAGCGGATCCAGTTGTGCCGTGTGCCCAAGCCATAATGGGTCTACCCTCTTTAGGAGCTGGGCCAACAGGAGAAATAATCATTCCAGTGGCAATCGTCTTACGCCCAGCAACATCAGAAGAAATATAAGCAATCTTCCAGGCTTGAGCACCCTTAACTGAAGTATCGATCTTTTCTTTTTTAATGATCTGACCCAATTTACCTTCAGGGGCCATTTTCATAACTGATGCATAGAAAGGTGGCATTGGCGGATCAGCATGAGCAGCAGAAAAACCAAGCAAAGAGCCCGCAACTAGGGTTGAGAGTAGTTTTTTCATATGAGCCTTTGATAAACAAGGAATTTAGCTAGGATACCGGCGAATTGGCGGGCTGTGTAGCCCTAAAGTTCCGCCTCCGTTTGATTGTAATAGACGCTCTGAACGCGATTTGCAACAGCAGATTAACTAGAGCGCTCGAGGTTCTCTAGAATGACCTCAACAAAGTGTTCGCCATAGCGCTCTAGCTTAGCTTGCCCGACCCCGCCAATACGACTGAACTGAGCTAAGGTAGTTGGCGTAGATTTAACCATCTCCTGCAAAGTGCTGTCATGAAAAATGACATAGGGCGGCACTCCTTGCTCTCGTGCCAACTCAGTACGTTTGGCCTTGAGTGCATCCCATAGTTTTTCATCTGCGATATTACTAAAGGGATGTGTGGATTTCTTATTTGCTCCAGACTTCGTAGCTTTGCTCTTGGAATAGCCCGTTTCTTTGCGTAGCCAAACCTCTTGCTCCCCCCGTAATACGGGCAAGGCAACGGCATCCACCAGCTTTAAACCACCATGCAATGCAATGTCAGCGTCTAAGTAACCACCAGCTACCAATTGACGATAGATGCTATTCCACTGCGCCTGATTGAGTTCTGAACCAATACCAAATGTACTCACTTGCTCATGAAAAAATTGCTTCACTCTAGGGGTTACCTTACCCAACAGCACATCAATTAAATGGGTTACACCAAAACGCTGGCCTGTGCGATACACACATGACAATCCTTTTTGCACTTCATTCGTAGCATTCCAAGTAGCTACTGGCTCTAGACAGTTATCGCAGTTACCACAGCTACCAGCATGCGTCTCTCCGAAGCAACGCAAGATTGTTTGATGGCGGCACGTTGTAGATTCACAATAGCCCAATAGGGCATTGAGTTTTTGGCGCTCAACCCGCTTACGGTCTTCAGAAGCCTCACCAGAATCCACCATTTGCCTCAAGCTCACCACATCCCCAAAGCCGTAGGCCATCCAAGCATTTGCAGGCAATCCATCGCGTCCTGCCCGACCAGTTTCTTGGTAATACCCTTCCATGCTTTTAGGCAGGTCCAGGTGAGCCACAAAGCGGACGTTAGGCTTGTCGATACCCATACCAAAAGCTACGGTTGCAACCATGATGACGCCCTCTTCTCGCAAGAAACGCTTCTGATTTGTGCTGCGTGTTTCCACACTCAAACCTGCGTGATACGGCATAGCATCCCATCCGCGGTCTACTAACCATTGCGCAGTCTCTTCTACACTGCGACGTGATAGACAGTAAATAATTCCTGAGTCATCTGCATGCTCTGCATCTAAAAAATGCTCTAACTGCTGTTTAGCGCTTTGCTTTTGGAGAACTCGATACTTAATATTGGGACGATCAAAGCTAGAAACAAACTGTTCGGCGGATTCCAGTGAAAGACGTTCCACAATTTCTGCCCGAGTTGGGGCATCGGCTGTGGCTGTTAAGGCAATACGAGGCACCTTTGGGAATCGCTCGTGCAATACAGTTAACTGACGATATTCTGGGCGGAAATCATGACCCCATTGTGAAACGCAGTGTGCCTCATCGATAGCAAATAGTGCAATTCCAGGACCGCTGTTGAGCCTATCGAGTATCGACAAAAAACTAGCGCTCATTAGGCGTTCTGGTGCCACATAGATTAAGTCTAGGTCCCCAGCCAGCAATTGACTTGTGACCTTTTGAGATGTTGCCGCATCCAAGCTAGAGTTTAAAAATGAAGCCTTAACACCTAACTGGGTTAATGCATCAACTTGATCTTGCATCAGCGCAATTAAGGGTGAAACTACGACCCCTACCCCAGATCTAACTAGCGAGGGAATTTGGTAGCACAGCGACTTACCGGCACCAGTAGGCATGAGAACCAAAGCATCTCCACCCGCCACCACATGACTAACAATAGACTCTTGTGCCCCGCGGAATTGATCAAAGCCAAAAACGTCATGAAGTACTTGATGGCTCGATTGCAACAGTAATGCCCCCTATGTTAATGAATACCCATGAACTTAAATTGGGTTTAAATAAAAAGCCCCGCATTATGCAGGGCTCTTTAGATATCTACTCTATGAATCTAAATAAAGACTTTTAATGGCGGAGAGGGAGGGATTCGAACCCTCGGTAGGTTTGACCCTACGCCTGATTTCGAGTCAGGTACATTCGACCACTCTGCCACCTCTCCAAGCTTTGTATTGTATCGCTTTAGGTATGGCTTGAATTGGCTAGACGATCGACTACCCTGCGGGCAATGTTCTTAATCCAAGGCTTCGCTTGCCAGTGTGACTGAGCAAAGCGATTAATTTGATCTTGATATTTCAAGGTAAGACCAATCACATCGAGACCCTCCAGAAACATCTGCTGATGTCTTGCGGACATTGAAAATGTAAAACGGTGCTTTAGGGTACTGACAATACCATTCTCAATATCGATCTTGATTTGAATGGGGCCACATTGTTCATCCGCATCCTTCATCAAAGCCTGTACCTGATCTTCCGGTAACACTACGAGCAACAGTCGATTGCCCATTGCATTCGAATAAAATATCTCGGCAAAGCTTGAAGCGATAACCGCTTTAAAGCCATATTGCTGCATGCCCCAAACTGCATGTTCGCGACTAGATCCACACCCATAATTTGGCCCTGCGATTAAAACGTCTGTTGACGCATAGGCTGCTTGATTCAAAAAGAAGTCCGGCTTTAACCGCCCCTCATCATCAAAGCGCAAGTCATAAAAAAGGCCATCCTTCAGGCCTGACTTATCAATGCCACGTAAAAACTGCTTAGGCATGACCTGATCAGTATCAAAGTTTGCAATGCGTAAGGGGGCGGCATAGCCTTGAATCATTGTTTGTTGAGACATTTAATCTGCCTTCTTATAGTTTACGAACATCGGTAATTTTTCCTGTAATGGCAGCAGCTGCGGCCATTGCTGGACTCATGAGGTGCGTAATTGCTCCCCTACCCTGGCGCCCCTCAAAGTTACGATTCGTAGTTGAAGCGCAACGCACTCCTGGTTCGAGCACATCATCATTCATCGCAAGACACATTGAGCAACCAGGATTGCGCCACTCAAAGCCAGCAGCAATCAGAAGAGCTGCAATACCTTCAGCCTCAGCCTGCTCTTTCACCGCACCTGAGCCTGGCACAACCATGGCTCGAACACCTTTAGCAACTTTTTGATCGCCCACTACTTGTGCAACGCTTCTTAAATCCTCAATCCGACCATTCGTACAAGATCCTATAAAGACATGCTGAATGGGCACGCCCTCTAGCGCCTGCCCTGCCTCTAACTTGGTATACCGCAGGGCCTGCTCAAGACTTAAATTTTCTACAGGATCAGAAAAAGAATTGTGATGTGGCAACAGATCACCAATTGCCACAGTCTGATCAGGACTTGTACCCCAGGTAACATGTGGCGCAACGGTGCTAGCATCGAATTGATGTTCAATATCAAAATGAGATCCGATATCAGA includes the following:
- a CDS encoding lipase family protein; the encoded protein is MKKLLSTLVAGSLLGFSAAHADPPMPPFYASVMKMAPEGKLGQIIKKEKIDTSVKGAQAWKIAYISSDVAGRKTIATGMIISPVGPAPKEGRPIMAWAHGTTGSAQNCGPSQITDPTAPLNEYFLMGGNSWTDYGIPNVEQFIKEGYVIVATDYQGQGGGGKHQYAVAQTNGRDAINSARAASSMKEVSAGKKTIIYGWSQGGGATIAAASLPEYQAQKGTAADDLQYLGFVALAPDDVAVMLANPPTDEAGATKLMNGFTQANVPNVFLFAHYVMGLWGTQAAFPGLQLTDVLTDEGAKVAETLASNKCVHVMADTFTYAYGDSYKSLLKPTATNSLAWVKAFIDGSVKPVKPVAPVVIYWGTKDTAVPPVMHELYQKQMCSMGANVGRNQLPGEQTHFTTPGVSAPMYLQWVKDRIAGKPLANACPAK
- the pstB gene encoding phosphate ABC transporter ATP-binding protein PstB, which translates into the protein MFDLNQVDSQGGRVDAINQEPQNAAINAIEVRNLNFYYGAFQGLKKINLDIEQGKVTAFIGPSGCGKSTLLRTLNRMYDLYPGQRAEGEINFYGQNILEPGQDLNLLRSRIGMVFQKPTPFPMSIYENIAFGVRLYEKLSRSEMDERVEWALNKAALWNEVKDKLNQSGLSLSGGQQQRLCIARGVAVKPSVILLDEPTSALDPISTGKVEELIHELKKDYTIAIVTHNMQQAARVSDYTAYMYLGSLIEYGKTDEIFIKPKRKETEDYITGRFG
- the pstC gene encoding phosphate ABC transporter permease subunit PstC, encoding MIDNAQSHSAPTPQALRIAKIQRVQDFLFHGITQFFACSVLIALLGIIISLVINAWPALNTFGLGFFFTQEWDIVNGEFGGLIAIYGTLATSIIALLIAVPLSFGIAVFLTELCPGPLRRPLGTAVELLAAVPSIIYGMFGLFIFAPLFAEYIEPALAATLGKIPGLGILFSGAFNGIGVLCAGLILAMMILPFIASVMRDVFEIVPPVLKESAYGIGCTTWEVVKNVVLPYTKAGVIGGVMLGLGRALGETMAVTFVIGNAQRLSPSLFAPGTSIASTLANEFGEAEAGNHLSSLFALGLALFIITFIVLACAKWMLNNMEKKQGLKS
- the pstS gene encoding phosphate ABC transporter substrate-binding protein PstS → MKSFLKKALVIGAISLAPAAFAVDMTGAGATFPYPIYAKWAEAFKAKTGSNLNYQSIGSSGGIKQIKAKTVDFGATDNPVKFDDLEKDGLVQFPAIIGGVVPVINVDGVKPGEIKLDGPTLADIFQGVISDWGDKRIAIMNPGVKIPSGPITVVVRADGSGTTAIFTDYLAKTSTLFKDGVGSGASVKWPAASTVGGKGNEGVAANVTRVKNSVGYVEYAYAKKNKMTFISMKNKDGQFVAPDDLTFAAAAASTDWAAIPGMGTFITNAPGAKSWPITGASFILIYKNPENKANVAEVLKFFDFAFKDGKKMAEDLDYVPMPDKTTDFIRKNVFNKIATK
- the pstA gene encoding phosphate ABC transporter permease PstA, with protein sequence MNKATNINPEVFARRKRANKIGLTLSMFAMGLGMIFLFWILSVLVIKGFSSINLDLFTHSTPAPGSDGGGLANAIVGSLMLIGCCTLISTPVGVLAGLYLSEYGDRSKVAAITRFVTDIMLSAPSIVIGLFVYAFVVAQVRHFSGWAGTIALALIAIPVVVRTTENMLRLVPGSLREAAYALGTPKWKVAFMITLRAAQSGVMTGILLALARVSGETAPLLFTALNNQFFSTNMNAPMANLPVVIFQFAMSPYDNWVDLAWGGALLITFAVLGLNILARVVFREKVQG
- the leuD gene encoding 3-isopropylmalate dehydratase small subunit, whose protein sequence is MSQQTMIQGYAAPLRIANFDTDQVMPKQFLRGIDKSGLKDGLFYDLRFDDEGRLKPDFFLNQAAYASTDVLIAGPNYGCGSSREHAVWGMQQYGFKAVIASSFAEIFYSNAMGNRLLLVVLPEDQVQALMKDADEQCGPIQIKIDIENGIVSTLKHRFTFSMSARHQQMFLEGLDVIGLTLKYQDQINRFAQSHWQAKPWIKNIARRVVDRLANSSHT
- the recQ gene encoding DNA helicase RecQ, which translates into the protein MQSSHQVLHDVFGFDQFRGAQESIVSHVVAGGDALVLMPTGAGKSLCYQIPSLVRSGVGVVVSPLIALMQDQVDALTQLGVKASFLNSSLDAATSQKVTSQLLAGDLDLIYVAPERLMSASFLSILDRLNSGPGIALFAIDEAHCVSQWGHDFRPEYRQLTVLHERFPKVPRIALTATADAPTRAEIVERLSLESAEQFVSSFDRPNIKYRVLQKQSAKQQLEHFLDAEHADDSGIIYCLSRRSVEETAQWLVDRGWDAMPYHAGLSVETRSTNQKRFLREEGVIMVATVAFGMGIDKPNVRFVAHLDLPKSMEGYYQETGRAGRDGLPANAWMAYGFGDVVSLRQMVDSGEASEDRKRVERQKLNALLGYCESTTCRHQTILRCFGETHAGSCGNCDNCLEPVATWNATNEVQKGLSCVYRTGQRFGVTHLIDVLLGKVTPRVKQFFHEQVSTFGIGSELNQAQWNSIYRQLVAGGYLDADIALHGGLKLVDAVALPVLRGEQEVWLRKETGYSKSKATKSGANKKSTHPFSNIADEKLWDALKAKRTELAREQGVPPYVIFHDSTLQEMVKSTPTTLAQFSRIGGVGQAKLERYGEHFVEVILENLERSS